Within the Pseudanabaena sp. FACHB-2040 genome, the region GTGTCCATGATGTTGCTTTTGATTCGACCGGGCGACCTTATGTTCTAGTTGGGCTTGGTAGTAATCCTGCTGTTCGAAGTACTTTGGGAGTGTTAGAGTTTGGACAATTGCTGAAAATCAATGCCCTTAATGGTGGCTCTGATTGGGCCACAATCGCTGACGTTTCAGTATTTAGGCAATCTGAACATCCCGATAGAGGTGAGGTAGATTCCAACCCTTACAGTTTTGTCATTCAAAACAACACTGCTTACATTGCTGATGCGGGTGCTAACGATCTGCTAAAGGTTAATCTTGATAATGGGGAAGTCGATCTAGCAGCAGTCTTTGATAGTCGCCTAGTGACTAATCCATTTGGGGGTTCTGACATTCCTATGCAATCTGTACCCAATGCAGTGGCTAGTGGTTCTGATGATACAGTTTATGTCGGTGAGCTGACCGGATTTCCGTTTCCCGTAGGTGGTGCACGAGTCTATCGCGTTGCCGATGGTGTTCCTGAGGTTTTTGCTGAGGGCTTTACCAACATCATTGATTTAGATTTTGATTCCAATGGAAATTTGCATGTTTTGGAATATGCCACTGATGGTTTGTTGTCCGGTGATCTCACAGGTGCACTAATTCGTCTCAACCCAGATGGAACACGCACAACCCTTCTGAAAGAAGGGTTGTTTGCCCCCACTTCATTCACGTTTGGAGATAGTGGAGATATTTTTATAGCGAACCGAGGAATTGCTGTAGGTCAGGGAGAAATTATCCGATTCAACTACGACGATGATTCTGAATCGGTCCCTGAACCTTCAAGCTGGATTGGGTTGCTAGCGATCGCTTCCGTGGGAGGATTCTTGAAAGTGAGCCGACGCTAGAAGTTGTTGTATTTCTAAGAAACACGGACTAATCCGCCATAGAAAGGCCCACTTGGTACACCTATGCCATTCCTAAATGCTTGGGCCTTTCAACGGCTCCTATTTATCCCAGCTTGTGTCTTTGAATCATGTACCAGAGAAGCCTGAAACAAACTGAAAGCTCACTAACTACTTTGAAGAATTAATGAACCGGATTAAATTCGTTTTTTCGTAGAGTACAAGGTGAGTGCTCATTAACTTTCTATTAGTAATTGATGAGTAGGGTAAAATTATTTGGGATATGACATCCTCGGAAAACTTGTTGCGTCCCGCGATAACGGCTCTTCCCAACTTTGGGTGATCGAGGTTCTTGAGGTTGCCCTAAACCTAGAATCTATGTCGCTTAAGTTCGCGCTCCCATCCATTTTTGACCAAAAGCTGGGAATAGCCCACGCAATTTGATACTCGACAGCTAAAGTCGAGCTAAGCAGCTAGAATTTGTAAAATCTCCTTGAAGTTCATGTGCGCTTTTGATGTTTTAGTCATTGGGTCAGGGCCAGCGGGCACCATCATCGCCGCTAGCCTCGCAGAACGGGGTCTCAAGGTGGGCGGTTTGACCGCTACGCCCGTGGATAAACCTTGGCCCAACACCTACGGCATTTGGGAAGACGAGCTGACGGCTCTGGGTTTGAGCGATCTCCTGGGTCATCGCTGGGATAACACTGTTTCTTACTATGCTAAAGGGGAAGTAAAGCACAATCGCGCCTACGGCCTGTTCGACAAAATTAAGTTCCAGCGCTACCTGCTTGATCGCTGCGCGGCGGGTGGAGTGATCTGGCAGATGGCCCAAGCCCAAAGTATTACTCATCAAGACTTGGGTTCGATCGTCACTACTGATGTTGGTGTGGAATTAAAGGCGCGGGTGGTGGTGGACACCAGCGGTCACAATCCGGTCTTCGCTAAGCGCCAGAAC harbors:
- a CDS encoding ScyD/ScyE family protein; protein product: MLKHLTFATIGATIVALGLGNTALAATFEIIASDLDNPRGLTIGSNGSLYITEAGRGGTGPCIPSPANPTASVCYGSTGALTRIENGTVSRVVTGLPSLAAPDGSEALGVHDVAFDSTGRPYVLVGLGSNPAVRSTLGVLEFGQLLKINALNGGSDWATIADVSVFRQSEHPDRGEVDSNPYSFVIQNNTAYIADAGANDLLKVNLDNGEVDLAAVFDSRLVTNPFGGSDIPMQSVPNAVASGSDDTVYVGELTGFPFPVGGARVYRVADGVPEVFAEGFTNIIDLDFDSNGNLHVLEYATDGLLSGDLTGALIRLNPDGTRTTLLKEGLFAPTSFTFGDSGDIFIANRGIAVGQGEIIRFNYDDDSESVPEPSSWIGLLAIASVGGFLKVSRR